Proteins encoded in a region of the Podospora pseudopauciseta strain CBS 411.78 chromosome 6, whole genome shotgun sequence genome:
- a CDS encoding hypothetical protein (COG:S; EggNog:ENOG503P63E) gives MTRSILPTFPLIILGVIEPLMLLEAYRVGIINPGAQHYFTRQLPPDLLYTTKTTQPPDFSPQAETVTLQLVNVFLLLAGLAVVCCFSKDKWTVKGYCVVVGLADYGHIWSIYKGLGAEAFWEFGKWNDLVWGGVLASALLNLVRWGVVFDVFGRLKDGEKVKTK, from the exons ATGACACGCTCAATCCTCCCAACCTTCccgctcatcatcctcggcgtGATCGAGCCACTGATGCT CCTCGAAGCTTACCGCGtcggcatcatcaacccTGGCGCCCAGCACTACTTCACCCGTCAACTCCCGCCCGACTTGCTCTACACCACCAAGACTACTCAGCCTCCCGATTTCTCTCCCCAGGCCGAAACGGTCACCCTCCAGCTGGTCaacgtcttcctcctcctcgcggGCTTGGCTGTCGTGTGCTGCTTCAGCAAGGATAAATGGACCGTCAAGGGCTATTGCGTCGTGGTCGGGCTGGCGGATTATGGCCATATCTGGTCCATCTACAAGGGTTTGGGCGCGGAGGCGTTTTGGGAGTTTGGCAAATGGAACGACTTGGTTTGGGGCGGGGTGTTGGCATCCGCGCTGTTGAATTTGGTgaggtggggggttgtgttTGATGTTTTCGGGAGGTTGAAAGATggggagaaggtgaagacGAAGTGA
- a CDS encoding hypothetical protein (EggNog:ENOG503NUAW; COG:U): MLGQRPTGVSEVRTSDHSVINNFILTSCQPQLPCFLPFCLASFIIPFILVSTSRMATQTQTVTVAPQPAHTNPSNSNLITLSGPKVPPEDDSHPDFSMSKRDITLLLTPLCLSVLLSSLDLTILTPSIPSIVADFASPQGYIWIGSSFILAHTASTPIWGAVSDIFGRKPIMLLSQAIFFFASLLCALAENLHSLIIGRAWQGIGASGMGMMVNVIICDSFSLRDRGLYLAVTSGVWALGSAIGPVIGGVMSTRLSWRWCFWINLPICFLVFFTVLIFLPLPSPPKTPILTGLKALDWSGSLLIIGSALMILLALDFGNVVLAWSSPTVINLLVFGVLTLFLFFFNEWKLAPNPIFPARLFPNLSTIAAYGVFAFDSFVFIGLAYYLPLYSQSVLGANALTSGVHLVPLIVSCSLSAAFAGVAIQKTGRYLPVMYAAQVFLMLGVGLFVSLDFAERDNLGKLFGYEILAGVGVGMNIEGPILAAQAAASELDTAAVIAAMGFARSMATAVSIVVGGVIFQNGMDGWNRGLVEKLGGDIANWFGGGEAAGSIERIGLLGEQQQQFVRGAYFESLRLVWIMYVAFAGLATVFTLLVRGQRLSKEHKKVVLGVERGGTTQGQLQKEMEPVPEAISGEGSAAEIRLRTVSEI, from the exons ATGCTTGGACAAAGGCCGACAGGGGTATCGGAAGTACGTACCTCCGACCATTCCGTAATCAACAACTTTATCTTGACTTCATGTCAGCCTCAACTCCCATGTTTTTTGCCTTTTTGCCTTGCATCGTTCATCATACCATTCATACTAGTTAGTACATCCAGAATGGCAACGCAGACACAAACCGTTACCGTTGCACCCCAACCTGCacacaccaacccctccaacagcaacctcaTCACACTTTCCGGCCCTAAAGTACCACCTGAGGATGATAGCCACCCCGACTTTTCCATGTCCAAGCGGGACATCACTCTCCTCCTAACACCCCTCTGCCTTTCTGTTCTCTTGTCTTCTCTCGACCTGACgatcctcaccccctccattcCCTCCATCGTGGCCGACTTTGCCTCCCCACAAGGCTACATCTGGATCGGCTCTTCCTTCATCCTCGCCCACACAGCGAGCACACCCATCTGGGGCGCAGTGTCCGACATCTTTGGCCGCAAACCCATCATGCTTTTATCACaggccatcttcttcttcgcaaGCTTGCTATGCGCCCTAGCAGAGAACTTGCACTCCCTAATCATCGGAAGAGCATGGCAAGGGATAGGCGCgagtgggatggggatgatggtcAATGTGATAATTTGTGACTCGTTCAGCTTGAGAGATAGGGGGTTGTATCTCGCGGTAACAAGCGGGGTGTGGGCGTTGGGGAGTGCGATTGGGCCGGTGATAGGTGGTGTGATGAGCACCAGGTTgagttggaggtggtgtttttggATAAACC TTCCCATCTGTTTTCTAGTTTTCTTCAccgtcctcatcttccttccactcccatcaccacccaagaCCCCGATCCTGACCGGGCTCAAAGCTCTGGACTGGTCTGGCTCGCTTCTCATTATCGGTAGTGCCCTGATGATCCTCCTGGCCCTGGACTTCGGCAATGTAGTGCTAGCCTGGTCTTCCCCCAcagtcatcaacctcctcgtctttGGCGTCCTGACCctgttcctcttcttcttcaacgagTGGAAGTTAGCCCCCAACCCAATATTCCCCGCAAGGTTATTCCCCAATCTCTCCACCATCGCTGCCTACGGCGTCTTCGCCTTTGACTCGTTCGTTTTCATTGGACTGGCGTATTATCTCCCTCTCTATTCCCAATCCGTGCTGGGAGCCAATGCGCTCACGTCCGGAGTCCACCTTGTCCCACTGATCGTCTCGTGTTCGTTATCGGCGGCTTTTGCGGGGGTGGCTATCCAAAAGACGGGGAGGTATCTCCCCGTTATGTATGCCGCGCAGGTCTTCCTCATGCTTGGAGTGGGGTTGTTCGTCAGCCTTGACTTTGCGGAGCGAGATAATCTCGGGAAGTTGTTCGGGTACGAGATTCTGGCTGGAGTAGGAGTGGGTATGAACATCGAGGGGCCGATTCTGGCTGCGCAGGCGGCGGCGAGCGAGCTTGATACTGCGGCGGTGATTGCGGCGATGGGGTTTGCGAGATCGATGGCGACTGCGGTGTCGATTGTCGTTGGGGGAGTGATCTTTCAGAATGGAATGGACGGGTGGAACCGTGGTCTGGTTGAGAAATTGGGAGGTGATATCGCCAAttggtttggagggggagaagcgGCCGGGAGTATCGAGAGGATTGGATTGCTTGgtgagcagcaacagcagttTGTGAGGGGCGCATATTTTGAGTCGCTGAGGTTGGTTTGGATCATG TATGTTGCATTTGCGGGGCTTGCTACTGTCTTCACTTTGTTGGTTCGAGGGCAAAGGTTAAGCAAGGAGCACAAAAAGGTCGTCTTGGGCGTGGAAAGAGGTGGGACTACGCAGGGGCAGCTACAGAAAGAAATGGAACCTGTGCCCGAAGCTATATCGGGGGAGGGAAGTGCAGCGGAAATCAGACTGAGGACCGTTTCGGAGATATGA
- a CDS encoding hypothetical protein (EggNog:ENOG501G1QI; COG:F), which yields MDPLSIVASSFTLVGALAKLGEAANSAFHCASALKKVNKQYTQTAQDLQSLVNTIKQLDSLKEEISEIDDARIQSSNIDQKALDEHLDSAKELEKTLQKHQKHMRGWRRRWSAVRITFGSEHIKSDLDSSTDRVRNLFGCVSSLHATVQTALALSTREICVSTTQQAIAHHGVTGEKLNRVSLVVEHAAHEVSATRDKIMEIHGMQRQLIFGTSCRPIAETNTKPRSFIVPYPRNPCFVGREDLLCKISACLTPPDEGSSGRAFCVHGLPGIGKTHTAIEFAYRQKDDSKFTHIFWISADSVEKLEQGLVGIARDLGLANSTVFEDRDKLVGLARSWLEKPHDASWLLILDNVDSSQVLNPYWSAFNEGSVLITSRDMIQGLAAVITSPTDSDSVEAFSLPEGAEFIRKRLSTRRIQGLDENTAGDLASKLGLYPLVLDQMVTVIESEPEPMPLSQMHELLKIEFGDELFQNIKPDSPWYQDSAGAAIETHIMNMDKQYRLGLGTIAFFDPDNIPVQLLLSKDRKVACFENEAKLRVILSRLRKSSFIGTANKGIGDDCKRINIHRLVRDCALRMCPDHQMAFENAVHLLRQAFPLHHFSRDHMVEYWEVCEKFQPHVLTLHQQYIHLKTVDAIPLRSFFEFIDLIYSCACCLEGYEEIISREHTQVGVPSTIPAAFLSDLYTVQQFYHTEATSDISMIDLARKALNIREDAVKEGLLDPHHPNRANGFMNVGVAMAWEDPKGAIEMHDRALEIRLHAHSDYKDDQIHGLALNYLNVGRCWLLVDDLKTAASCFEKSLDIIKAREQKLRKQFTL from the exons ATGGACCCACTCTCGATCGTTGCTTCTTCCTTCACATTGGTTGGTGCTTTGGCCAAGCTCGGCGAGGCAGCAAACAGTGCATTCCACTGCGCTTCGGCCCTCAAGAAAGTCAACAAGCAATATACACAAACCGCTCAGGATTTACAGTCACTTGTTAATACCATCAAGCAGCTGGACAGTCTGAAAGAAGAGATCTCGGAAATCGACGATGCGCGCATCCAGTCTTCCAACATCGACCAAAAAGCGTTGGACGAGCATCTAGACTCAGCAaaagagctcgagaagaCCCTTCAGAAGCACCAAAAACACatgagagggtggaggaggagatggtcaGCTGTCAGGATTACCTTTGGTTCGGAACACATCAAGAGTGACCTCGATAGTTCGACAGATAGAGTAAGAAACCTGTTCGGATGCGTGTCTAGTCTACATGCAACCGTCCAGACCGCTCTTGCCTTGTCGACGAGAGAGATATGTGTCAGCACCACACAACAAGCCATTGCTCATCATGGTGTTACTGGGGAGAAGCTCAATCGAGTGAGCCTAGTCGTCGAGCACGCGGCCCACGAGGTTTCCGCTACAAGAGATAAAATCATGGAGATTCATGGCATGCAAAGACAACTCATCTTTGGCACATCATGTCGACCCATTGCAgaaaccaacaccaagccaAGGTCATTCATTGTGCCATATCCTCGCAACCCTTGCTTTGTTGGGAGAGAAGACCTGCTGTGCAAAATCAGTGCCTGTCTGACGCCACCCGACGAGGGCTCTTCAGGGCGCGCATTTTGTGTACACGGGCTTCCCGGGATTGGAAAAACCCATACAGCAATTGAGTTCGCATACCGGCAAAAGGATGACAGCAAATTCACTCACATCTTTTGGATCTCCGCCGACAGTGTCGAGAAGCTGGAACAGGGCTTGGTCGGCATCGCTCGTGATCTTGGTCTTGCGAATTCGACGGTTTTTGAGGATCGCGACAAGTTGGTGGGGTTGGCTCGCTCATGGCTGGAAAAACCGCATGATGCGTCCTGGCTCCTTATTCTGGACAATGTCGACAGTTCCCAGGTTCTGAACCCATATTGGTCTGCTTTTAACGAAGGCTCTGTCCTCATAACCAGCAGAGACATGATACAGGGGTTAGCTGCGGTCATAACCAGTCCAACTGATAGTGATTCCGTGGAAGCATTTTCACTTCCAGAGGGAGCCGAGTTCATCAGAAAACGCTTGTCGACTCGGCGTATCCAAGGTCTCGATGAAAACACGGCTGGAGACCTGGCGAGCAAGCTGGGACTGTATCCTCTGGTCTTGGACCAGATGGTCACAGTCATTGAATCCGAGCCGGAGCCTATGCCTCTGTCACAGATGCATGAGCTTCTCAAGATCGAGTTTGGGGATGAACTGTTCCAGAATATCAAGCCAGACAGCCCCTGGTATCAGGACAGCGCTGGTGCAGCTATAGAAACTCACATCATGAACATGGACAAGCAATATCGGCTAGGCCTGGGGACGATTGCCTTTTTCGACCCTGATAATATTCCCGTGCAGTTATTGTTATCCAAAGACCGGAAAGTGGCATGCTTTGAAAATGAAGCAAAGCTTCGTGTTATTCTTTCTCGACTAAGAAAGTCTTCGTTTATCGGTACCGCCAACAAGGGCATCGGAGACGACTGCAAACGCATCAACATACATCGGCTCGTTCGAGATTGTGCACTCAGGATGTGTCCGGATCATCAGATGGCGTTCGAAAATGCAGTTCACCTTCTCCGTCAGGCCTTTCCCTTGCACCATTTCTCACGAGATCACATGGTGGAATACTGGGAGGTGTGTGAGAAGTTTCAGCCTCACGTCCTGACGCTGCATCAACAGTACATCCATCTGAAGACTGTTGATGCGATCCCCCTCCGATCATTCTTCGAGTTCATCGACCTGATCTACTCATGTGCCTG CTGTCTGGAGGGCTACGAGGAGATCATCTCGAGAGAACACACACAGGTGGGAGTTCCAAGCACCATCCCAGCGGCTTTCCTCTCCGACCTCTACACAGTTCAGCAGTTCTACCACACAGAAGCCACATCCGACATCAGCATGATTGACCTAGCTCGTAAAGCCTTGAACATTCGCGAGGATGCCGTCAAAGAGGGTCTCTTGgatccccatcatcccaaccGTGCCAACGGCTTTATGAATGTTGGAGTTGCTATGGCGTGGGAGGACCCCAAAGGGGCCATCGAGATGCATGATCGAGCCCTCGAGATTCGACTACATGCACACTCAGATTACAAAGATGACCAGATCCATGGCTTGGCGCTCAACTATCTCAACGTGGGAAGGTGCTGGCTGTTGGTGGATGATCTGAAAACTGCGGCATCTTGTTTTGAGAAATCTCTGGACATCATAAAAGCTCGTGAGCAGAAATTAAGGAAGCAATTCACGTTGTAA
- a CDS encoding hypothetical protein (EggNog:ENOG503Q1WZ), which produces MDSTSSLGDYVAPPIPTKCQQSTVEPLSQLTNQAETTSQLESVRCYQASVFYMKPDPLYDKEKPYFMNVPIDPAWVPKIKQTNVSYTRKTIAVADVRGYERLFSLDKHGFRLEDIQTSLEYHDFANTDLVVTRYYQEVQVFLKQYTGATEILPFDFQVRRKDPTLPLGSRGAPGKAQPFGVVHADQTAAAAMRRLRLFHPDFAEKYAKKRFQIIK; this is translated from the exons ATGGACAGCACCTCCAGTCTAGGCGATTACGTGGCACCACCAATCCCAACAAAATGCCAGCAAAGTACAGTTGAGCCATTGTCGCAGCTCACCAACCAAGCAGAAACAACATCCCAACTCGAGAGCGTCAGGTGTTACCAAGCGTCAGTGTTCTACATGAAACCAGACCCTCTCTACGACAAAGAGAAGCCCTACTTCATGAATGTGCCAATAGACCCGGCGTGGGTGCCGAAAATAAAGCAGACCAACGTCTCTTACACACGGAAGACAATCGCGGTTGCGGATGTTCGGGGGTACGAACGGTTGTTTTCGTTAGACAAGCATGGATTTCGTCTTGAAGATATCCAAACTTCATTGGAATATCATGACTTCGCCAACACTGATCTTGTTGTGACCCGGTATTACCAGGAGGTACAGGTGTTCCTCAAACAATACACTGGTGCGACCGAGATCCTTCCTTTCGACTTCCAAGTGCGTCGCAAGGACCCGACACTTCCGTTGGGTTCCCGTGGTGCTCCCGGAAAAGCTCAGCCATTTGGTGTTGTCCATGCAG ATCAGACCGCAGCTGCCGCAATGCGACGTCTAAGACTTTTCCACCCAGATTTCGCTGAGAAATATGCCAAAAAGCGTTTTCAAATCATCAAGTAA